One genomic window of Luteitalea pratensis includes the following:
- a CDS encoding EVE domain-containing protein, with the protein MANCPHRRAVVADKSSMEEKYPMAIRYWLMKCEPAAYTIDDLDRDGRASWEGVRNYQARNFMRDGMQVGDKVLFYASNADPSGVTGLAEVVRAGYPDHTAWTAGHEYFDEGSSADAPRWFMVDIGFVARFAATIPLETLKKTPGLEDMMVIQKGSRLSVQPVTRAEYEIVRTLGSAVP; encoded by the coding sequence ATGGCGAATTGCCCCCATCGACGTGCAGTTGTGGCTGATAAATCTTCAATGGAGGAAAAGTACCCGATGGCCATACGGTATTGGTTGATGAAGTGCGAGCCCGCCGCCTACACCATCGACGATCTTGATCGTGACGGCCGTGCGAGCTGGGAAGGCGTTCGGAACTACCAAGCCCGGAACTTCATGCGCGACGGCATGCAGGTCGGCGACAAAGTGTTGTTCTATGCCTCCAATGCTGACCCTTCGGGTGTCACCGGGCTGGCCGAGGTTGTCCGCGCTGGTTATCCCGACCACACTGCCTGGACCGCCGGACACGAGTATTTCGACGAAGGCAGCTCTGCCGATGCGCCACGGTGGTTCATGGTGGACATCGGGTTCGTCGCGCGATTCGCCGCAACGATTCCGCTGGAGACGTTGAAGAAGACTCCCGGTCTCGAGGACATGATGGTGATCCAGAAGGGAAGTCGGCTGTCCGTGCAGCCCGTCACTCGCGCCGAGTACGAGATCGTCCGGACACTGGGAAGCGCTGTGCCCTGA